A region of Lycium barbarum isolate Lr01 chromosome 3, ASM1917538v2, whole genome shotgun sequence DNA encodes the following proteins:
- the LOC132632029 gene encoding pentatricopeptide repeat-containing protein At5g40400, whose translation MNLTQKSIKSTCSNGDLVINFKNLQPRLNFASLPSSSSSNSLQTLTDYSESTKSISNPLHNFLPKFQNPQNTVSLICSALKNRNNDHLVLLQKTIQNNGLMSHFSNNEISRVLLRCQSDSSSALSFFNWVKTDLGLKPNTQNYCLVIHILTWSKNFSQAMKILSELVDLKRNGVENVDVFDSLVSSSGLCNWDPVVFDMLIKAFLKVNMVKDGYRVFRKTVKHGIYPSVIAINCLLTGLSKLNYSKKCWEVYGEMERIGVHPNSCTFNILTHVLCKDEDVNKVNDFLEKMEEEGFQPDIVTYNTLVSSYCRKGRMKDAVYLYQIMYIRGVSPDLFTYTSLINGFCKKGNVKDAHQLFVRMSDRGLKPDVILYNTLICGYCKEGMMQEARFLLHDMIGEGMYPDKFTCSVLVRGYQKQDNLVSAVNLVTELQRFRFVVSRDIYNYLISALCMENRPFAAKALIDRVSYEPDNMVYRELIESFCRCNCPDEALSLKAEMVSKDLKPDIGTYRAIIKCLCKSGRSMDANSLMREMTDYDVPPDIEVCRALINGHCGENNFREAQSLLSFFGREFKIFDTVCYNAIVRLLSAEGDIVKLMEFQDKMRKVGFAPNQLTCKYVIDGLQKAVRAHQINI comes from the coding sequence ATGAATCTAACTCAGAAATCAATTAAATCTACATGTTCAAATGGAGACTTAGTTATTAATTTCAAGAATCTGCAGCCAAGACTGAATTTTGCATCAttgccatcatcatcatcatcaaattCTCTCCAAACTCTAACAGATTATAGTGAGTCCACCAAATCCATTTCAAACCCTCTTCACAACTTTCTACCTAAATTCCAAAACCCCCAAAACACAGTTAGTCTAATATGTTCAGCTCTAAAGAACAGAAACAATGACCATTTAGTCCTCCTTCAAAAAACCATCCAAAATAATGGACTTATGAGTCATTTCAGTAACAATGAAATCTCAAGGGTTCTTTTAAGATGTCAATCTGATTCATCTAGTGCTCTTAGTTTCTTTAATTGGGTTAAAACTGATTTGGGTTTGAAACCTAACACTCAAAATTACTGTCTTGTAATTCATATACTTACTTGGTCAAAAAACTTTTCACAAGCAATGAAAATTTTGTCTGAATTGGTTGATTTAAAGAGAAATGGAGTGGAAAATGTGGATGTTTTTGATAGTTTGGTGTCATCTAGTGGTTTATGTAATTGGGATCCTGTTGTGTTTGATATGCTAATTAAGGCTTTTCTTAAAGTGAATATGGTGAAAGATGGTTATAGAGTTTTTAGAAAGACGGTAAAACATGGAATTTACCCGAGCGTTATTGCTATAAACTGTCTTTTAACTGGTCTTTCGAAGTtgaattatagtaaaaaatgttGGGAAGTGTATGGTGAAATGGAAAGAATTGGGGTGCATCCGAATTCGTGTACGTTTAATATATTAACTCATGTGTTGTGCAAGGATGAAGATGTGAATAAGGTTAATGATTTCTTGGAGAAAATGGAAGAAGAAGGGTTTCAACCCGATATAGTTACGTATAATACGTTAGTTAGTAGCTATTGTAGGAAAGGAAGAATGAAAGATGCAGTTTACTTGTATCAAATTATGTATATTAGAGGCGTATCACCGGATTTGTTCACGTATACTTCTTTGATAAATGGGTTTTGTAAAAAGGGAAATGTCAAGGATGCTCATCAGTTGTTTGTGAGAATGTCTGACAGAGGATTAAAACCAGATGTTATATTGTATAACACTCTTATTTGTGGTTATTGCAAAGAGGGGATGATGCAAGAGGCACGGTTTTTGTTGCATGATATGATTGGAGAAGGGATGTACCCTGATAAGTTCACTTGTTCGGTTCTTGTACGAGGATATCAAAAGCAGGATAATCTGGTTTCGGCTGTGAATTTAGTCACAGAGCTTCAAAGATTTAGATTTGTAGTATCTCGTGATATATACAATTATCTAATTTCTGCTCTTTGTATGGAGAATCGACCATTTGCAGCCAAAGCTCTAATTGATCGAGTATCATATGAGCCTGATAATATGGTCTATAGGGAGTTGATTGAATCTTTCTGCAGATGCAATTGCCCTGATGAGGCCTTAAGCTTGAAAGCGGAGATGGTGTCAAAAGATTTGAAGCCCGATATAGGTACATATAGAGCTATAATTAAATGTTTGTGTAAATCAGGCAGAAGCATGGATGCTAACTCCTTGATGAGAGAAATGACTGATTATGATGTGCCGCCTGATATTGAAGTTTGTAGAGCTTTAATTAACGGGCATTGCGGGGAAAACAATTTCCGTGAGGCACAATCCCTGTTAAGCTTCTTTGGTCGAGAGTTCAAAATATTTGACACGGTTTGTTACAACGCAATTGTCAGGCTTCTAAGTGCTGAAGGTGATATTGTAAAATTGATGGAATTTCAAGATAAAATGAGGAAAGTGGGGTTTGCGCCAAATCAGCTGACATGCAAGTACGTAATTGATGGATTACAGAAAGCTGTGAGAGCCCACCAAATCAATATCTGA